One Cupriavidus taiwanensis LMG 19424 DNA segment encodes these proteins:
- a CDS encoding IclR family transcriptional regulator gives MPKSRLPTEPDFDDSATPEDAREAQLVSPVIRGLRLLRFIAEGGATANLSEVGRRIDVNRVTVMRLLDTLEHEGMVERLPQGGHQVGFNFLKLASRVLASNDLTSFAGRVLARLSASLQLSAYLAVRDGGDALYLLRQMPAAALVSNIQVGSRVAAHLTTPGRMLIAELPPETLRELLGPDPLPAVTGQSPATHARLAEILAADRERGCAWSFSAYEPGIDACAAPVRGADGTVIAAISVAGPQQRFEADGALRERVAKEVRQAARDLSGLMGYRGDATPR, from the coding sequence ATGCCCAAGTCCCGCCTGCCGACCGAACCTGACTTCGATGACAGCGCCACCCCGGAGGACGCCCGCGAGGCGCAACTGGTGTCGCCGGTCATCCGTGGCCTGCGCCTGCTGCGCTTTATCGCCGAAGGCGGCGCCACCGCCAACCTGAGCGAGGTCGGCCGCCGCATCGACGTGAACCGGGTCACCGTGATGCGCCTGCTCGATACGCTCGAGCATGAAGGCATGGTCGAGCGGCTGCCCCAGGGCGGCCACCAGGTCGGCTTCAATTTCCTGAAGCTGGCCTCGCGCGTGCTGGCCTCCAACGACCTGACCAGCTTTGCCGGCCGCGTGCTGGCGCGGCTCAGTGCGTCGCTGCAGCTGTCGGCCTACCTGGCGGTGCGTGATGGCGGCGATGCGCTCTACCTGCTGCGGCAGATGCCGGCCGCCGCGCTGGTCAGCAATATCCAGGTGGGCAGCCGCGTTGCCGCGCACCTGACCACGCCCGGCCGGATGCTGATTGCAGAACTGCCGCCCGAGACGCTGCGCGAGTTGCTGGGGCCCGATCCGCTGCCGGCGGTCACGGGGCAGAGCCCGGCCACCCATGCACGGCTGGCCGAGATCCTGGCCGCCGACCGCGAGCGCGGCTGCGCCTGGAGTTTCTCGGCTTACGAGCCGGGCATCGACGCCTGCGCGGCACCCGTGCGGGGCGCAGACGGGACCGTGATCGCCGCGATCAGCGTGGCCGGGCCGCAGCAGCGTTTCGAGGCCGACGGCGCGCTGCGCGAACGCGTGGCGAAGGAAGTCCGGCAGGCCGCGCGCGACCTGTCCGGCCTGATGGGTTACCGCGGCGACGCTACTCCGCGGTGA
- a CDS encoding FAD-dependent monooxygenase, producing the protein MPLKIGINGAGIGGLAAAIALRKLGMEAVVYEQAPRFARVGADINLTPNAVRALDGLGVGEALRETAARPSHRISRMWDTGAETSRLPMREEAEQRYGAPQLTMHRADLMTALEAAVPAASVRLDHKAVAVEARADGATLRFANGAQEDVDVLVGADGIHSTVRTALFGQESPIFTGVVAYRAVVPAGRLAGVPNLGAFTKWWGPDAATQIVTFPLNRGRDIFIFATVAQEAWRHESWTTPGRVEDLRSAYAGFHPEARALLDACDDVLISALYVRDPLPAWSAGPVTLMGDACHPMMPFMAQGAGMAIEDGVVLARCLADAAGDGAAGVPAALARYQAARHARTSRIQIGSRSNAWLKEGGNADWVYDYDAWNVALG; encoded by the coding sequence ATGCCCCTCAAAATCGGAATCAACGGCGCCGGCATCGGCGGCCTGGCAGCAGCCATCGCGCTGCGCAAGCTCGGCATGGAAGCCGTGGTCTACGAACAGGCCCCCCGCTTTGCCCGCGTCGGCGCCGACATCAACCTGACCCCCAACGCCGTACGCGCCCTCGACGGGCTGGGCGTCGGCGAGGCCCTGCGTGAAACCGCAGCCCGTCCCAGCCACCGCATCAGCCGCATGTGGGACACCGGCGCCGAAACCTCGCGCCTGCCGATGCGGGAAGAGGCCGAACAGCGCTACGGCGCGCCGCAGCTGACCATGCACCGCGCCGACCTGATGACGGCGCTGGAAGCCGCCGTGCCGGCCGCCAGCGTGCGGCTCGACCACAAGGCCGTGGCGGTCGAAGCCCGCGCCGATGGCGCGACGCTGCGCTTTGCCAACGGCGCGCAGGAAGATGTCGACGTGCTGGTGGGTGCCGACGGCATCCATTCCACCGTGCGCACCGCGCTGTTCGGCCAGGAAAGCCCGATCTTTACCGGCGTGGTCGCGTATCGCGCCGTGGTGCCGGCCGGGCGCCTGGCCGGCGTGCCCAACCTGGGCGCCTTTACCAAATGGTGGGGCCCGGATGCGGCCACGCAGATCGTCACCTTTCCGCTCAACCGCGGCCGCGACATCTTTATCTTCGCCACGGTCGCGCAGGAAGCCTGGCGCCATGAGTCGTGGACCACGCCGGGCCGCGTGGAAGACCTGCGCAGCGCCTATGCCGGCTTCCACCCCGAGGCGCGCGCGCTGCTCGACGCCTGCGACGACGTGCTGATCTCCGCGCTGTACGTGCGCGATCCGCTGCCGGCGTGGTCGGCGGGACCCGTTACGCTGATGGGCGATGCCTGCCATCCGATGATGCCGTTCATGGCGCAGGGCGCGGGCATGGCGATCGAAGACGGCGTGGTGCTGGCCCGCTGCCTGGCCGATGCCGCAGGCGACGGCGCCGCCGGCGTGCCGGCCGCGCTGGCGCGCTACCAGGCCGCGCGCCACGCACGCACCAGCCGCATCCAGATCGGCTCCCGCAGCAATGCCTGGCTCAAGGAAGGCGGCAATGCCGACTGGGTGTACGATTACGACGCCTGGAACGTCGCCCTCGGCTGA
- a CDS encoding acyl-CoA dehydrogenase family protein, with product MHLDFSPQDQQFREAVRAWIAQAYDADLRAMMAQSKNGYLDKAGQVRWQKALHARGWAAPNWPKEYGGPGWSAAQRFIFQSELAAAGCPPVSPMGLKMVAPVIMKYGTPEQKQRFLPPILSSDVWWCQGYSEPNSGSDLASLQLRADHGTDSEGEHYILNGSKIWTTHAQWADWMFCLVRTSRESKRQEGISFLLLDMHSPGITVSALPTLDGPMPGQQEVNQVFFENVRVPVANRIGEEGKGWTYAKYLLEFERGGTYSPMLRKQLSKIAEIAAEQPGDDGARLLDDPVFRRKLAALHLRAAALEAVELRVFSGVESGTSIGAASSMLKLTGTETLQAASELAVEAAGPAALPFVQDTWAELQGRDAQPRVGPDYAAVLAPRYFNYRKASIYGGSNEIQRNIIAKLVLGL from the coding sequence ATGCATCTCGATTTCTCCCCGCAAGACCAGCAGTTCCGCGAAGCAGTGCGCGCCTGGATTGCCCAGGCCTATGACGCCGACCTGCGCGCGATGATGGCGCAGTCCAAGAACGGCTACCTCGACAAGGCCGGACAGGTGCGCTGGCAGAAGGCCTTGCACGCGCGCGGCTGGGCCGCGCCGAACTGGCCGAAAGAATACGGCGGCCCGGGCTGGAGCGCGGCCCAGCGCTTTATCTTCCAGTCCGAACTGGCCGCGGCGGGATGTCCGCCGGTATCGCCGATGGGCCTGAAGATGGTGGCGCCGGTGATCATGAAATACGGCACGCCAGAGCAGAAGCAGCGCTTCCTGCCGCCGATCCTGAGCTCCGACGTCTGGTGGTGCCAGGGCTATTCCGAGCCGAATTCCGGCTCAGACCTGGCGTCGCTGCAGCTGCGCGCCGACCACGGCACCGACAGCGAAGGCGAGCACTACATCCTGAACGGCTCCAAGATCTGGACCACGCATGCGCAATGGGCCGACTGGATGTTCTGCCTGGTACGCACCAGCCGCGAATCGAAGCGCCAGGAAGGGATTTCGTTCCTGCTGCTCGATATGCATTCGCCCGGCATCACGGTCTCGGCGCTGCCGACACTGGATGGCCCGATGCCCGGGCAGCAGGAGGTGAACCAGGTCTTCTTCGAGAACGTGCGGGTGCCGGTGGCCAACCGCATCGGCGAGGAAGGCAAGGGCTGGACCTATGCCAAGTACCTGCTGGAATTCGAGCGCGGCGGCACGTATAGCCCGATGCTGCGCAAGCAGCTGTCCAAGATCGCGGAGATTGCGGCGGAGCAGCCTGGCGACGACGGCGCGCGGCTGCTGGACGATCCGGTGTTCCGGCGCAAGCTGGCCGCGCTGCACCTGCGTGCAGCGGCGTTGGAAGCGGTTGAATTGCGCGTGTTCTCAGGGGTGGAATCGGGCACCTCGATCGGCGCCGCGTCGAGCATGCTCAAGCTCACGGGCACCGAGACGCTGCAAGCGGCAAGCGAGCTTGCGGTGGAGGCGGCGGGGCCTGCGGCGCTGCCGTTCGTGCAGGATACCTGGGCGGAACTGCAGGGGCGCGACGCGCAGCCGCGAGTCGGGCCGGATTATGCGGCGGTGCTGGCGCCGCGTTATTTCAACTATCGCAAGGCGTCGATCTATGGGGGGTCTAACGAGATCCAGAGAAACATTATTGCGAAGCTTGTTTTGGGGCTTTGA
- a CDS encoding acyl-CoA dehydrogenase family protein, which yields MDFQFSEEQSMLRDTLARYLADHYDFEARRAAAQSAPGWRPDCWRAFARDLGILGAAFPEHLGGLGGGAVEHMVVMEQLGRHLVLEPYLGTVVLGGGALMHGSAELAAQWIPAIIGGEATVAWAHAEPASRYCRHDVQASATRQGDGYRLSGHKHAVAGAPFASHLLVSARSAGARRDRAGISLFWVARDTPGVTLREYPTFDGQRAAEVLLDNVQVPASQRIGGEGEALSLIELLCDHAMIALAAEANGAMARMLADTIDYARQRKQFGVPIGTFQVLQHRMADMYMQLEQSVALTQVAAMRAASAAPLRAQAACAAKIQAGQAGAFVGQGAVQIHGGMGVTEELAVGHYFKRVTAIDLQMGSAEHHLRRYADLLYPARAAA from the coding sequence CGCTCGCGCGTTATCTCGCCGACCACTACGATTTCGAAGCCCGCCGCGCGGCGGCGCAGTCCGCGCCGGGTTGGCGCCCGGATTGCTGGCGCGCCTTTGCCCGCGACCTGGGCATCCTGGGCGCGGCGTTCCCTGAGCATCTCGGCGGCCTGGGCGGCGGCGCCGTCGAGCATATGGTGGTGATGGAACAGCTGGGCCGCCACCTGGTGCTGGAGCCTTACCTCGGCACCGTGGTGCTGGGCGGCGGCGCGCTGATGCACGGCAGCGCCGAGCTGGCCGCGCAGTGGATTCCGGCCATCATCGGCGGCGAGGCCACCGTGGCGTGGGCCCATGCCGAGCCCGCCAGCCGCTACTGCCGGCACGACGTGCAGGCCAGCGCCACGCGCCAGGGCGACGGCTACCGCCTCAGCGGCCACAAGCACGCCGTGGCCGGCGCGCCGTTCGCCTCGCATCTGCTCGTCAGCGCGCGCAGCGCCGGCGCGCGCCGGGATCGCGCCGGCATCAGCCTGTTCTGGGTCGCGCGCGACACGCCGGGTGTGACACTGCGCGAGTATCCGACCTTCGACGGGCAGCGTGCCGCCGAGGTGCTGCTCGACAACGTGCAGGTGCCGGCCAGCCAGCGCATCGGCGGCGAAGGCGAGGCCCTGTCACTGATCGAGCTGCTGTGCGACCACGCCATGATCGCGCTGGCCGCCGAAGCCAATGGCGCGATGGCGCGCATGCTGGCCGACACCATCGACTACGCGCGCCAGCGCAAGCAGTTCGGCGTGCCGATCGGCACCTTCCAGGTGCTGCAGCACCGCATGGCCGACATGTACATGCAGCTGGAGCAATCCGTGGCGCTGACCCAGGTGGCCGCCATGCGTGCCGCCAGCGCCGCGCCGCTGCGCGCGCAGGCCGCGTGCGCGGCGAAGATCCAGGCCGGCCAGGCGGGCGCCTTCGTCGGCCAGGGGGCGGTGCAGATCCACGGCGGCATGGGCGTGACCGAGGAGCTGGCCGTGGGCCACTACTTCAAGCGCGTCACGGCGATCGACCTGCAGATGGGCTCGGCCGAGCACCACCTGCGCCGCTATGCCGACCTGCTCTATCCCGCCCGGGCCGCGGCCTGA